From bacterium:
GGAGCGGGAGCGCCTCGAAGCCCTGAGCATGCGGATGCGCGGCCGGGAGGAGCGGCGCGGCAACGGCTTCTTCGGGCAGATGAGGGGACCGCTCGGCCGCGCGGTCGTCAGCGGCGCGACGGCGCTGCTGGCGCGGCAGGTCCGGAACCGGATCGCCGGCGGCCGCAGGATGGAGCAAAGGCCTTGCTGACGGCCGCCACCGCTCGCCACCCGTAGCGGGGGGACGGGGTCGCCGCCGGCGGCGACCCCGTCGGATTTTCCTCCGGGGCCGCGGGTGCGGTTGCACGGGGCGCGCCAACCGTCGAGATTGGGGGCGCGCGGCGAACGGCCGGGCCGGAGCGCCACGGCCGTCGGGTCAGGTCGAAGCAACTCCGGGACGAGCGAACATGGATCGGACCGAGTCGATGGCGACGGCCGGGGGGCAGACAAGCGTATCCGGCGCACCACCCGCGGAGTTGGCGGGCGTGGCCGGGCGGTTCGCGCTGCACGCGCTCGGGTACGGCATTCCGGCGGCGGCGAACCGGCTGTCCTACATGCTCGGGGGGCTCACGTTCATTGGTCTCGTCGTGCTGGCGGTCACGGGGATCTGGCTCGACCAGTACTACAACCCCGACCCGCTGTCCGCGCACGCCAGCGTTGTCTACACCGTGACCCGCGCGCCGCTGGGTGCGTGGGTGCGCGCGCTCCACTACTGGACCGCCTGCGTGGTGCTGGTGAGCGCGACGGCCCACGTCGTCTTCGCCTTCGTGCGACGCAGCTACGCGCGCCCTAGAGAGGTCACGTGGTGGTCGGGCGTGCTGCTGCTCGTGCTCGTGGCAGGCCTGGCGTTCACGGGCACGGTGCTGCGGGCCGACCAGGAAGGCGGAGAAGCGCTCGCCCACGCCGTGGCCGCGGCCGAGTTGCTCGGTCCGCTGGGGGCGCCGCTGTCGCGCGACTTCGCCGCGAGCACCTCGCTGCTGGCCCGCATCCACAACGCACACGTGAGCCTGTTGCCGTTGTCGCTCTTCGCGATCGTCGCGCTGCACTTCTGGCTCATCCGACACCTCGGGATCAACGCGCCGTCGGGCGAGCGTGCCGCGTTCTCCAGTCACTTGCGCCGCTTGCTCGGGTTCGGGCTGGTCGGGTTCGCGGGGCTGTCGCTCGTGGCGGCGCTGTTCCCGCCCGCGCTCGGGCACCGCGCGGTGGAAGGCGTCGAGGTCACCAAGCCGTTCTGGCCGTTCCTTTGGATCTACACCTTGGAGAACACGATCGGGCTCTGGGGCATGATCCTCGGGCCGGGCGTCCTGATCGGTTTTCTCGTGGCGGTCCCGTTGCTGGACCGGGGGAGCGAACGGCCGGCCTGGCTCACGGGTCTGGCCGCGGCGCTCCTCGTGGCGTTCTTCGGCGCGCTGGTCTACGGGTTCTTCGCTCCCCAGATGCAGCACATCGGCATGTGACGCGGGAGGCGACCGTGCGTGGATCCTGGTTGCTGCTGCTCTCCGGGTTGCTCGTGGGTGCTCCCGCGACCGCGCTCGCCCACGACGTCGGCGTCATCCGGCTCGGCGCGGAGGAAGCCCCGGCCGGGAGCGAGCTTGAGATCCGGGGCGAGAAGTTGTCCAAGAACACGGAGTTCACCGTGGTCCTGCGCGGCGCGCTCGAGACGCACACCCTCGGCGCGGTCCGCTCGGACAGCGCGGGCGCGTTCACTCTCCGCGTGGTCCTTCCCGCCGACGCCTCGCCCGGAGCGTACGTCGTGCGTCTCCTCGCGCCGGACGGCGATGAGAGCGCCCGTGCGGAGCTGAAGCTGCTTCCGCCGGCGCCGCAGGCGGTGGCCGCTGCGGAGCACGACCACCACGAGGAGGGAGGCGGCCAGAGCGCGCACGTCGAGGCGACCGCCGCGCCGCTCGATCTCCCGCTCGACCGTGGACCGCTGGAGTGGGCGTTGGTGCTGGCGATCAGTGCGGGCAGCCTGGCCGGCGGGCTGGCGCTGCTGCGGCGGGCGTGAGGGCGGGGGCATCCCGGCGTTGACCGGGCTTCCCGCGGCGGGTTATCTTGCGGGGGTCGGGGGCACATATCTCACGGAGCAGCAACCAGTTGGCGGACTGGAGTCGCGGAGCGGCGACGCCCGGCCGGCCGCCGGCCGTCGAGGTCGAAGCGCTCGCCCGGCGGTTCGGGCGGCGGTGGGCGTTGCGCGGCGTGGATCTCCGCGTCGAGCCTGGCGAGGCCGTGGCGGTGTTGGGCCGCAACGGGAGCGGGAAGACGACGTTGCTGCGGGTCGTGGCGACGCTGTTGCGGCCGACCCGGGGGCGTGTGCGCGTCGCGGGCCGGGATGTGGTCCGTGAGGCGGCGGCGGTGCGGGAGCGTGTGGGTCTCATGGGCCACGCCCCCGGGGTGTACGATGACCTCACCGCTGCGGAGAACCTCAGGTTCGCGCTCCGGATGATGGGCCGTGCGGTGGACGAGCAGCGGATCGCGGCCGCGCTCGAGGCGGTGGGTTTGGGGCGGGAGGCGGACGAGCGGGTGCGGGGCTTCTCGGCCGGGATGCGCCGGCGTCTCGTGCTGGCCCGGCTCCGGTTGCAGCAACCCGAGATCCTCCTGCTCGACGAGCCGTACGCGAGCTTCGATGCCGAGGGCGTGGAGCTGCTCAACGCCTTCGTGCGTGAGACGGTGGAGCGAGGGGGCGCGGCGCTGGTCGTGACCCACGACCTCGCGCGAGGAGAGGGTGTGCTGGAGCGCGCCTTCGTCCTCGATGGGGGGCGTATCGTCCAGGAGGTGCAGGTGACGGGGCGCCCGGGCGCCGTGCGCGAGGTGGTGCCGTGAGCGGACCGTGGCGGGCCGAACTCGGGCGTGTGGCCGCCGTGGCGTGGAAGGACCTGACGGCGGAGCGGCGGACGCGGGCGAACGCCAACGCCGTCCTGTTCTTCGCCGTGCTCGTGCTCGTGCTGTTCGGGTTCGCCTTCGGTCCGGATGCCGACGCATTGCGTGTCGCGGCGCCGGGCGTTCTCTGGCTCACCGTGCTGTTCAGCGGCGTGCTCGCCTTCAACAGGTCCTACCAGGTGGAGCTGGAGAACGGGGCGTTCGACGTCCTGCTGCTCTACCCCGGGGACCGGCGCGCCATCTTCCTGGGGAAGGTGGTCGCGAACCTGGTGTTCGTCCTGTTGATCGAGGCGCTGGTCGTGCCTCTGGCGGCGCTCCTCTACGGCCTGCCGCTCCTGGCGGCGTTGCCCGGACTCGCGGCGGTGGTGCTGTTGGCGACCTTGGGACTGGTGACCGTGGGTACGTTCTACGGGGCCATGGCGAGCCGCGTCCGGGCACGGGAAGTCCTGCTGCCGTTGCTGTTGTTCCCCATCGTGATCCCGCTCCTCGTGGCGGCCGTCGAAGCGACGACCGCGGCCCTGGCGGGAGACCCCATGGGTGAGGTGGGGGCGTGGATCCGGTTGCTCATCGTGTTCGACGTGGTCTTTTTCATCGCCTGCGTGCTGGCCTTCGAGCACGTCATCGAGGAATGATGCGAATCGGGAGACGATCGGCTGAGTCGCGCTGCGACGTGGTCGGAGGTGGACGGTGACCGGCGCCGTCGGCAGGGCGGCCATCGGCCTGGCGCTCGCGCTGAGCTGTTACGGTGTGATCGCCGTGGCGGTCAGCGCATTCGTGCGGCGTGGCGCCGAGGCGTGGCGGGCGAGTGCGCGGGGCGCCGCGTGTGCGGTGTTCCTGCTGTACGCCGTGGCCACGTTCGCCATGGTCTATGCCCTGGTGACGCACGACTTCTCCGTCGAGTACGTCGCGCAGGTCGGTAGCCGGTCCACGCCGCTGTTCTTCACGATCATCTCGCTGTGGGGCGCGCTCGAGGGCTCGATCCTGTTCTGGGGGTTCGTCCTCGCGCTCTACACCGCCGTGGTGGCCGTCGGCGGACGCGGCGCTCGGCGCGGCGATCTCCAGCGGACGTATGCGACGGCGACGCTGCTGGCGGTGAGCGCCTTCTTTTCACTGCTCCTCGTGGGCCCGGCGAATCCGTTCCGCCCCGTTTGGCCGGTCCCGCTCGACGGACCCGGGCCGAACCCGTTGCTCCAGAACCACCCCCTCATGGCGGTCCACCCGCCGCTGCTGTACCTCGGGTACGTGGGGTTCTCGGTGCCCTTCGCGTTCGCCGTGGGTGCGCTGCTGGCCGGCCGGGACGACGAGGGCTGGATCCGGGAGACCCGGCGCTGGACGATCGTGGCGTGGGGCTTCCTCAGCGCGGCGATCGTGGCGGGGATGTGGTGGAGCTACGAGGTGTTGGGTTGGGGCGGGTACTGGGCGTGGGACCCGGTGGAGAACGCGAGTCTCATGCCCTGGCTGACGGCGACGGCGTTTCTGCATTCATCCATGGTCGAAGAGCGCCGGCCGGGAATGCTGCGGCCGTGGAACCTGAGCCTCGTCGTCGCCACCTTCCTGCTGACGATCCTGGGGACGTTCCTGACCCGCAGCGGGATCCTTCTCTCGGTGCACGCGTTCGCGCAGGGGGAGATGGGGAAGTACTTCCTCGGCTTCATTGCCGTTGCGCTGATCTTCTCCCTCGGGTTGCTCGCGGCGCGATCCGACCGTCTGGGCCGGGGTCGGAGCCGGCTGGACAGCGCGTTCTCCCGCGAGGCGGCGTTCCTGGTGAACAACCTGCTGCTGAGCGCGTTCACCTTCACCGTACTGCTCGGAACCCTGTTCCCGCTGGTCGCGGAGGCGGTGCGCGGCGTACGGGTGAGCGTGGGCGCTCCGTTCTTCAACCGGATGACGGTGCCGCTGTGCGTGGCGGTCCTGTTCCTCGCGGGCGTGGGACCGGCGTTGCCGTGGCGAGCGGGCCGGCTCGCGGAGACGGGGAGGCGGCTGCTCCTGCCCGCCGCGGCGTTCGTGGTGACCGCCGTGGCGTCCATCGTGGTCGCGGGCACCCGGGACCCGTACGCGGTGTTGGCGTTCGGCTTCGGAGCGTTCGCGCTGGTCGCCAACGCGGCGGAGTTCTGGACGGGCACGCGGGCGCGGCGACGGGCGACGGGCGAGGCGTGGCCGGTCGCGCTGGTGAAGCTGGTCCGGGCCAATCGGCATCGATACGGGGGCTACCTCGCACACATCGGCCTGGTGTCGATCGCCGTGGGCGTGGCCGCGTCGTCCACGTTCCGCCGCGACGTCGAGGCGACGGTCCGGCCGGGCGAGGCGGTGGCGCTGGGGTCGTTCAGCGTGCGGTTCGACCGGGTCTGGGGCCGGGAGGAGCCCCACCGGTTCGTGATCGGCGCGGACCTGACCGTCTTCCAGGACGGCCGGGAGGTGGGTCGGCTCGAGCCGCGGCTGAACTTCTACCGCTCCTCGGAGCAGCCAATCACGACGCCGGCGGTGCGGAGCCGCGCGAGCGGCGACCTGTACGTCAACCTGCTCGCCTTCGAGCGGGACGGCTCGACCGCCACGCTCCAGGTGATCCTCGAGCCGCTGGTGCCATGGATCTGGATCGGCGGCGGCATCATCGCCCTGGGCGCCCTGATCGCGGCCTGGCCGGAGAGCCGGCGGCGGCGCCCGATCCGGGAGGCGGCATCGCCGGTACGTCCCGCTGCCCCGTTCACCGGCGCGCCGGATGAACGTGCCGCGGACGCGGTGGTCGCCGGAGGTGTGGAGCCATGAGCAGGTGGTCGTTTGCGGTGCTACTGGGCCTGGTCCTGCTCTGGGGCCCGGCCTCGGCCCAGGGCGCGCCGCAGCAGGAGGATTCGGTCGCGCCGGCCGACCCGGCGCTGGAGGCGGCCGTGCGGGCGGTCGCGTCTCAGATCCGGTGCGTTGTCTGTCAGGGTCTTTCCATTGAGGACTCGCACACGGACCTGGCCCGCGAAATGAGGCAGATCGTGCGGGAGCAGCTCGCCGCGGGCCGCACGCCGGAGGAGGTGAAGGAGTACTTCGTCGCCCGGTACGGGGAGTGGATCCTCCTCGACCCGCCCGCCCGCGGCTTCAACCTCACCGTCCACGTCCTCCCCGTCCTCGGTCTCGTGGTCGGCGCTATCGTCGTCGTGCTCCTCA
This genomic window contains:
- the ccmA gene encoding heme ABC exporter ATP-binding protein CcmA, which codes for MLRGSGAHISRSSNQLADWSRGAATPGRPPAVEVEALARRFGRRWALRGVDLRVEPGEAVAVLGRNGSGKTTLLRVVATLLRPTRGRVRVAGRDVVREAAAVRERVGLMGHAPGVYDDLTAAENLRFALRMMGRAVDEQRIAAALEAVGLGREADERVRGFSAGMRRRLVLARLRLQQPEILLLDEPYASFDAEGVELLNAFVRETVERGGAALVVTHDLARGEGVLERAFVLDGGRIVQEVQVTGRPGAVREVVP
- a CDS encoding cytochrome C biogenesis protein CcmF; its protein translation is MTGAVGRAAIGLALALSCYGVIAVAVSAFVRRGAEAWRASARGAACAVFLLYAVATFAMVYALVTHDFSVEYVAQVGSRSTPLFFTIISLWGALEGSILFWGFVLALYTAVVAVGGRGARRGDLQRTYATATLLAVSAFFSLLLVGPANPFRPVWPVPLDGPGPNPLLQNHPLMAVHPPLLYLGYVGFSVPFAFAVGALLAGRDDEGWIRETRRWTIVAWGFLSAAIVAGMWWSYEVLGWGGYWAWDPVENASLMPWLTATAFLHSSMVEERRPGMLRPWNLSLVVATFLLTILGTFLTRSGILLSVHAFAQGEMGKYFLGFIAVALIFSLGLLAARSDRLGRGRSRLDSAFSREAAFLVNNLLLSAFTFTVLLGTLFPLVAEAVRGVRVSVGAPFFNRMTVPLCVAVLFLAGVGPALPWRAGRLAETGRRLLLPAAAFVVTAVASIVVAGTRDPYAVLAFGFGAFALVANAAEFWTGTRARRRATGEAWPVALVKLVRANRHRYGGYLAHIGLVSIAVGVAASSTFRRDVEATVRPGEAVALGSFSVRFDRVWGREEPHRFVIGADLTVFQDGREVGRLEPRLNFYRSSEQPITTPAVRSRASGDLYVNLLAFERDGSTATLQVILEPLVPWIWIGGGIIALGALIAAWPESRRRRPIREAASPVRPAAPFTGAPDERAADAVVAGGVEP
- a CDS encoding cytochrome c-type biogenesis protein CcmH, translated to MSRWSFAVLLGLVLLWGPASAQGAPQQEDSVAPADPALEAAVRAVASQIRCVVCQGLSIEDSHTDLAREMRQIVREQLAAGRTPEEVKEYFVARYGEWILLDPPARGFNLTVHVLPVLGLVVGAIVVVLLIRRWTRAPAEEGSAGPGENLA